The following are from one region of the Emys orbicularis isolate rEmyOrb1 chromosome 21 unlocalized genomic scaffold, rEmyOrb1.hap1 SUPER_21_unloc_1, whole genome shotgun sequence genome:
- the UBA1 gene encoding LOW QUALITY PROTEIN: ubiquitin-like modifier-activating enzyme 1 (The sequence of the model RefSeq protein was modified relative to this genomic sequence to represent the inferred CDS: deleted 2 bases in 1 codon) — MSSSPLSKKRRVSGSEPKTGSNCSSGNSVQSDPRAAPANGMAKNGSDVDIDEGLYSRQLYVLGHEAMKRLQNASVLVSGLRGLGVEIAKNIILGGVKSVTLHDTEPAQWADLASQFYLREEDLGKNRAEVSQPRLAELNSYVPVSIHTGALTEDFLSPFQVVVLTNSPLEEQLRVGGICHSKGIKMVVADTRGLFGQLFCDFGDEMVVTDTNGEQPLSAMISMITKGCPGEVTCLDEARHGFESGDFVSFTEVDGMKELNHCPPMEIKVLGPYTFSIGDTSSFSEYVRGGIVSQVKMPQKISFKPLSVALAEPDFVVTDFGKFEHPAHLHLAFQALHDFQRQHQRLPRPRSEADATEVLALTQAVNERAPPALKQEKLNEGLIKELAYQAAGDLAPVNAFIGGLAAQEVMKACSGKFMPITQWLYFDALECLPEDSKEALTEEQCRPRNSRYDGQIAVFGADLQAKLGQQKYFLVGAGAIGCELLKNFALLGLACGDGGEVTVTDMDTIEKSNLNRQFLFRPWDVTKMKSDTAAAAVRQMNPNIHITSHQDRVGPDTERVYDDDFFEGLDGVANALDNVDARMYMDRRCVYYRKPLLESGTLGTKGNVQVVIPFLTESYSSSQDPPEKSIPICTLKNFPNAIEHTLQWARDEFEGLFKQPAESVNQYISDPKFMERTLKLPGTQPLEVLEAVNKSLVSERPRSWADCVGWACRHWHCQYSNNIRQLLHNFPPHQKTNSGTLFWSGPKRCPHPLTFDDSNPLHMDYIVAAANLFAQTYGITGTRDVGAVAELLHQVQVPEFTPKSGVRIHISDQELQNANASVDDSRLEELKSSLPNPEDLQSFRMYPIDFEKDDDTNFHMDFIVAASNLRAENYDIPPADRHKSKLIAGKIIIPAIATTTAAVVGLVCLELYKVVQGHKRLESYKNGFLNLALPFFGFSEPIACPRNKYYDIEWTLWDRFE, encoded by the exons atgtcCAGCTCGCCGTTGTCCAAGAAGCGCCGCGTGTCTGGATCTGAGCCGAAGACGGGTTCGAACTGCTCCTCTGGCAACTCCGTACAGAGTGACCCGCGCGCAGCGCCCGCCAAC GGCATGGCTAAGAATGGCAGTGACGTCGACATCGACGAGGGCCTGTACTCCAGGCAGCT GTACGTGCTGGGCCACGAGGCCATGAAGCGGCTGCAGAATGCCAGCGTCCTGGTGTCGGGGCTGCGGGGGCTGGGCGTGGAGATCGCCAAGAACATCATCCTGGGCGGTGTCAAGTCGGTCACCCTGCACGACACCGAGCCCGCCCAGTGGGCAGACCTGGCCTCCCAG TTCTACCTGCGAGAGGAGGACTTGGGGAAGAACCGGGCCGAGGTCTCCCAGCCGCGCCTGGCCGAGCTCAACTCCTACGTGCCCGTCAGCATCCACACCGGGGCCCTCACCGAGGACTTTCTGAGCCCGTTCCAG GTCGTGGTTCTCACCAACTCGCCTCTAGAGGAGCAGCTGCGGGTCGGGGGAATCTGCCACAGCAAGGGCATCAAGATGGTGGTAGCCGACACCAGGGGGCTCTTCGG CCAGCTCTTCTGTGACTTCGGGGACGAGATGGTTGTGACAGACACCAACGGGGAGCAGCCGCTCAGCGCCATGATCTCCATGATCACCAAG GGCTGCCCGGGAGAGGTGACCTGCCTGGACGAGGCTCGGCACGGCTTTGAGAGCGGGGACTTCGTCTCCTTCACGGAGGTGGATGGCATGAAGGAGCTCAACCACTGCCCCCCCATGGAGATCAAAGTGCTGG GGCCCTACACCTTCAGCATCGGCGACACCAGCAGCTTCTCCGAGTACGTGCGGGGGGGCATCGTCTCCCAGGTCAAGATGCCCCAGAAGATCAGCTTT AAGCCCCTGAGCGTGGCGCTGGCCGAGCCCGACTTCGTGGTGACCGACTTCGGGAAGTTTGAGCACCCGGCCCATCTGCACCTGGCCTTCCAGGCCCTGCACGACTTCCAGCGCCAGCACCAgcgcctgccccggccccgcagcGAG gcGGACGCGACCGAGGTGCTGGCGCTGACCCAGGCGGTGAACGAACGGGCCCCCCCAGCACTGAAGCAGGAGAAGCTGAACGAGGGGCTGATCAAGGAGCTGGCGTACCAGGCCGCCGGGGACCTGGCGCCCGTCAACGCCTTCATCGGGGGGCTGGCTGCCCAGGAGGTCATGAAG gcctgctcCGGGAAGTTCATGCCCATCACACAGTGGCTTTACTTTGACGCACTGGAGTGTCTGCCCGAGGACAGCAAGGAGGCGCTGACGGAGGAGCAGTGCCGCCCG aggaACAGTCGTTACGACGGGCAGATCGCCGTGTTCGGGGCTGACCTGCAGGCCAAGCTAGGGCAACAGAAGTATTTCCTG GTGGGCGCCGGCGCCATCGGCTGCGAGCTGCTGAAGAACTTCGCCCTGCTGGGGCTGGCGTGCGGGGACGGCGGGGAGGTGACCGTGACCGACATGGACACCATCGAGAAATCCAACCTCAACCGCCAGTTCCTCTTCCGGCCCTGGGACGTCACG aaaatGAAGTCTGACACAGCAGCGGCCGCGGTGCGGCAGATGAACCCCAACATCCACATCACGAGCCACCAGGACCGTGTGGGGCCCGACACGGAGCGCGTCTACGACGACGACTTCTTCGAGGGCCTGGACGGCGTGGCCAACGCGCTGGACAACGTGGACGCCA GGATGTACATGGACCGCCGGTGCGTCTATTACCGAAAGCCCCTGCTGGAGTCTGGCACGCTGGGCACCAAGGGCAACGTCCAGGTGGTGATCCCCTTCCTGACGGAGTCGTACAGCTCCAGCCAGGACCCGCCCGAGAAATCCATCCCCATCTGCACCCTCAAGAACTTCCCCAACGCCATTGAGCACACGCTGCAG TGGGCCCGGGACGAGTTCGAAGGCCTCTTCAAGCAGCCGGCGGAGAGCGTCAACCAGTACATCTC AGACCCCAAGTTCATGGAGCGCACGCTCAAGCTGCCGGGCACGCAGCCCCTGGAGGTGCTGGAGGCCGTCAACAAGAGCCTGGTGAGCGAACGGCCCCGGAGCTGGGCCGACTGCGTGGGCTGGGCCTGCCGCCACTGGCACTGCCAGTACAGCAACAACATCCGCCAGCTGCTGCACAACTTCCCGCCCCACCAG AAGACCAACTCCGGCACCCTGTTCTGGTCAGGGCCCAAGAGatgtccccaccccctcaccttcGACGACAGCAAC cccctgcacatgGATTACATCGTGGCGGCGGCGAATCTCTTTGCCCAGACCTACGGCATCACGGGCACGCGGGACGTGGGCGCCGTGGCCGAGCTGCTGCACCAGGTGCAGGTGCCCGAGTTCACGCCCAAGTCCGGCGTGCGGATCCACATCTCGGACCAGGAGCTGCAGAACGCCAATGCCTCCGTCG atGACAGCCGGCTGGAGGAGCTGAAATCCAGCCTGCCCAACCCGGAGGACCTGCAGAGCTTCCGCATGTACCCCATCGACTTCGAGAAG GACGACGACACTAATTTCCACATGGATTTCATCGTGGCGGCGTCAAACCTGCGGGCTGAGAACTACGACATCCCACCCGCCGACCGGCACAAG agcaagCTGATCGCTGGGAAGATC ATCATCCCAGCCATTGCCACGACGACGGCAGCGGTGGTGGGGCTGGTGTGTCTGGAGCTGTACAAAGTGGTGCAGGGCCACAAGCGGCTGGAGTCCTACAAGAACGGTTTCCTCAACCTGGCCCTGCCTTTCTTCGGCTTCTCCGAACCCATCGCCTGCCCCCGCAATAAG tacTACGACATTGAGTGGACGCTGTGGGACCGGTTCGAG